The window AACGGCTCCGGCTGTGGCGGACGCTGGCGACGCTCGCGGTCGTCGTCGCCCGCCTCATCCGGTCGCTTTGAGCGTTTCCGTGCCGGCCCGATTGGGTGCCTTTTTAGGTGATACCGCCCTAGCCGAACGTATATGTTCAAGGCCATCGTGGGCGCGTCGACGTTTCAGGACGCGCTCGATTCGGTGAGCGTGCTGGTCGACGAGTGTAAGATCCGCCTGAACGAGGAGGAGCTCTCGATCCGCGCCGTCGACCCCGCCAACGTTGGCATGGTCGACCTCACCCTCGAAGCCGCGGCGTTCGAGTCGTACGAGGCCGACGGCGGCGTCATCGGCGTCAACCTCGCGCGCTTGGAGGACATCGCCGGCATGGCCAACTCCGGCGACCTGATCCACCTCGAACTCGACGAGGAGACCCGCAAGCTCCACATCGAGATCGACGGCCTCTCGTACACCCTCGCGCTCATCGACCCCGACTCTATCCGCCAGGAGCCGGACATCCCGGACCTCGACTTGGCCGCCGAGATCGTCGTCGAGGGCGCCCAGATCGACCGCGGGATCAAGGCCGCCGACATGGTCTCGGACCACATCCGCCTGCGCGTCGACGAGACCGACGAGGCGTTCTTCATCGAGGCCGAGGGCGACACCGACGACGTCGACCTCGAACTCACGCGCGAGGACCTCATCGCGCTCACCGCCGGCCCCGCCGACTCGTTGTTCAGCCTCGACTACCTGAAGGACATGAACAAGGCGATCCCCGGCGACGCCGAGGTCACCATCGAGCTCGGCGAGGAGTTCCCGGTCAAGCTCCACTACGGGTTCGCAGAAGGGCTCGGAAATGTGACATTCATGCTAGCCCCCCGCATTCAGAGCGACTGAAGCGCCCGAAAACGACCTTTCCAGTGTAGCTGTCTGACGGCTCTATTCCTCACTCTCCGTTCACGATCGGGATCGACACCGTCACCGTCGTCCCCCGCGGCTCGCGCTCGGCGTAGTCGACGTCGGCGCCGACCGCCGCGGCGCCCCACGCGACGACCCACAGCCCGAGCCCGGAGCCGTGTTCGAGCGCCGTCTCCCGCCCGGCCTCGACGGTCTCGATCTCGTGGTCGGGGATCCCCGGACCGTCGTCGGCGACGGTGAGGACGAACCGGTCGGGCTCCTCCTCGTCGCCCTCGCCGCGCTCCCGTTCGAGCGACACCCGGACCCACGGCCCGCCGTCGTCGCGCTCGACGCCCTCCCCGTCGTGGTGGACCACGGCGTTCTCGACGGTGTTCTCGACGACCGCGCGGAGCGCGTCGGCCCTGACGCGGGTGGTCCACTCTTCGGTGTCCCTCTCTGTGCCCCGCCCCACGTCCAGTTCGACGGTCGCGTCGCCGTCGCGCTCCCGCCCGTCGGCGACGGCGCTCTCGACGAGCTCGTCGACGGCGACCGCGTTCGCCTCCCCGTCGGAGAGGAGCCGCTCGACGGTGCCCGCCTTCTCGCCGAGCGCGGCCAGCGCGCCCGCCCGGCGCTCGATCGCGTCGGCCATCCGCGCCAGCTCGGGGTCCTCCAATCGGTCGGCGAGCAGCTCGCCGTAGCCGTGGACGACGCCGGCGTCGTTCCGCAGGTTGTGCCGGAGCACGCGGTTCAACACCTCCAGCTGCTGCCGCCGGCGCTCCCGCTCCGTCACGTCCGAGAAGACGACCGTGTAGCCCACGCGGGTCCCGCTGGGGTCGGTCAGCGGCGAGGTCGACACCGCGTACGTGCGGCGCCCCGCGCCGAGTCCGGTGTCGACCTCGACCGTCTCGCGGGTGGTGCCCCCCTCGTCGTCGCCGCTCTCGTTGTCCTTCCCGTCCGCTCCGACCGGGACGTCGAGGAACGCGTCGAGGGGGCGGTCGCGGGCGGTCTCGGCGTCCGCGCCCAGCAGCGTCTCGGCGGCGGGGTTGAGCCGGACCACGCGTCGGTCCGGTGCGAGCGCGACGATCGGGTCGGCGAGGTCGTCGATCGCGGTTCGCTCGGCGGCGCGGCTCGTCGTCGGGTTGCGGTCGAACATCTCCGCGCGGTTGAACGCGTACGCGTCGAGCAGCACGTGGGGGACGAACATGATCGGCGCGAGCTGGAGCCGCGGCACCGGCCCGATCTGCAGCGTCCACGCGACCAGGGCGAACCCCGGCGGCAGCGAGCTCAGCGCGACCGCGGCGCTCTCCCGGCGGTACAGCGGGCCGTAGCTGAGCAGGGTGTCGACCAGCAGGAAGACCGCGCTGGCGACGAGCACGGTCTCGACGGCGACGACGAGGTACGCCCAGAGGCCGAACGCGTACGAGGCCGTCGCGACGCCGAACGCGGGGTCGATCCCGAACCCGGTCCAGAACGCCCCGTGGAACGGGTTCGTCGCCAAGAGGGCCGTCGAGAGCAGCCCGAAGCCGACGACGGAGGCGAACAGCCGGCCGCGGACCACGTCGCTCCGGCCCGTGTACTCCAGCGCGAAGCCGAGGAAGGCGACGCCGGTCCAGACGATCCCGAGCCACGCCGTCGTCTCCAGCGCGGCCCGGAGCGTCGGGTCCGAGACGAGCAGCCCGACCCCGTAGGAGAGACACCACGTCGCCTGCGCGGCGAACACGCCGAGAAACCAGTCGACGCCGGGGCGTCCCCGGTGTTCGCGGATCGCCAGCGCGAGACCGATCGCCCCCGCCCCGCCGGCGAGCGAGCCGCCGGCGGGCCACGCGGGGACGAGGTCGAGGACCATGCGTGGGGGACGACGGCGACGGCCGGCGTAAAACTGTCGTGCGGCCGCGGTCCGAGTCGCCCCCGCCTCGGCGCGGTCATCCGGTCCGGCGCCCGAACGCCGCCGCGACGGGGACGAGGAGCAGCGCGCCGACGAGGAACGGCGACGCGACGGCGACCGTGTAGAGGACGGCCATCAGCGGCGGCCCCACCGTTCGACCGAGGCTCGACGCGCCCTGCGTGACGCCGAAGGCGGCCCCCTGTTCCGCGTCGTCGGCCGACGTCGAGACGAGCGTCGCCAGCGAGACGTTGACGAGGGCGTTCCCCAGCGAGAGCGCCGCGAGCGCGACGAGCAGCGCGACCAGCGGGAGCGTGAGCCACGCCGGCCCGCCGAGCGCGACGTCGCCGGCCGCCCGGTCGACGAGTCCGGTGGCGGGGATCGCGACGAGCGCGGCCGCGAGAACGACCGATCCGACGGCGACGAGCGTTCGCGAGGGGACGATCCGCGAGAGCCGTCCGACGAGCACCCCCTGGTTCACCGCCCCGAGGACGCCGACGTAGGTGAGCAGGAACGCGGCGGCCGTCGCGTCGTAGCCGAACGCGTCGGCGACGTACGGGATGAACATCACCTGCACGCCCGCGAACGCGACGGCGACGACGAAGTACGCGACCGTCAGCGGTCGGAGCGCGACCGAGGAGAGCGCGTCGCGGAACTGGCCGATCGCGGTGGTGCGGCGGCGGCCCTCCGCGCCTGCCGCGCCCGCCGCCGGCCGCGTCCGGTTCGGTTCCTCGAGGAAGACGAACCCGACGCCCACCGCGAGGAAGCTCATCCCCGCCGCCGCGAAGCTCGGCAGCGAGTACGCCGTCGCCGGGATGAACGCCGGGAAGAGAGCGCCTGCGCGGGCCACGACGGGATCGGCCGCGAGCAGGCCACCGATCGCCGGGCCGAAGACGAAGCCCAGCGCGAAGGAGGCGCCGACGAGCCCGAGCGCGCCCGCGCGTCGGTCTCGGGGCGTGATGTCGGCGACGTACGCCTGCGCCGCGGCGATGTTGCCGCCCATCGCCCCGGCGAGCGTCCGGGAGCCGAACAGCGTCGCCAGCGCGGCGACGGTGCCGAAGCGCGCCCCCGACTCCCCGGCGTAGCCGAACGTCACCCACGCGACGCCGGCGGTCGCGAGCGACGCGAGCAGGACGGGCCGGCGCCCGATCCGGTCCGAGAGCCGGCCGAGCGTGGGCGCCGCGAGGAACTGCGCGAGCGAGTACGACGCCGCGAGCAGGCCGATGAAGGCGTCGCTGACGCCGAACGACCGCACGTAGAAGGGGAGGATGGGGATCACGATCCCGAAGCCGACCAGGTCGATGAACACGACGCCGATCACGACCGCGAGCGCGCGCCGCGGGTTGGCGACGGCGGGTGGTCGCTGCCCCTCGTCGTCGCCGCGGTCGGCGACGAGCGTCTCCACCTCGTCCCCGCTCGCCGCCGCGCCGGCCTCCGGGTGTGTCACGGTCGAGAGAGGCCGCGCGCGAACTTAAGAAGGCGGCCGCGGTACGTCGCCGCGGCCGGCGGCGACTCTGACTTATAAATGCCGCTCGATGACGCGCTTCGCGGCCTGCCCCTTCTCCTTCCAGCCGTACCCCTCGTCGTACACGTGGCGCTTCGCGTCGACGAGCTCCTCGGGCGTCGACTCCTCGAAGCCGCCGCGGTCCCACGCGCCGGACTCGCGCAGCCACTCGACGACGTTCTCGCGGGTCTCGGGCCACGAGAGCCCGACCATCTCGTACCACGCGACCATCGCGAAGACGGCGTTGTCGTGGCAGCCGGGGACGGAGCCGTGCTCGTAGACGGTCCGCATGGGGTCGCGGGTCGGCTCCGAGACGAGCTCCTTGAACTCCGCGGCGGTGAGCAGCCGGAGCCGACCGTTCTCCTCGACGACGCGCTGCTCGCGCTCCAAGGCGTCGAGCGCGGCCTTACGGAGCCCGCCCCACTCGCCGTGGACCGCCTCGCGGAGCGTGGACTCGGCCATCCCGTCGGGCTCGGCGGTGAGGACCGTCAGGAGGTCCGTGTACGCCTTCTCGATGGTCGGCCAGCTCACGCCCTCGAAGTCGCAGTCGGCGTCGTGGAGGCTGTTGGTCGTCCGACAGCCGGGACACGGGTAGCGGAACGTCGGCACTGGGTGGGAGTGTGCGGCCGCGGGAGTTAGGGTTTTCGCGACGCCCGGCGGGGGCGGAGCGCCGGGCGACCCCGGAGCCGCTCGGAATAGCCACGATCGATCACCCGCTTCCGAAACGTTTACTCGCCGGCCGGACGCGATTTCAGACGGTATGACAAAAGTCAGCGTCATCGGTGCGGCGGGGACCGTCGGGGCCGCGGCCGGCTACAACCTCGCGTTGCGCGACGTGGTCGACGAGCTCGTCTTCGTCGACATCCCGGACCAGCGCGAGACGACGATCGGGCAGGCGGCCGACACCAACCACGGCATCGCCTACGACTCGAACACGACCGTCCGGCAGGGCGAGTACGCGGACACCGCCGGCTCGGACGTCGTCGTGATCACGGCCGGGATCCCGCGGAAGGAGGGCCAGACCCGGATCGATCTGGCGGGCGACAACGCGCCCATCATGGAGGACATCGGCTCGTCGCTGGCCGAGCACAACGACGACTTCGTCACCGTCACCACCTCGAACCCGGTCGACCTGCTGAACCGCCACCTGTACGAGGCGGGCGACCGCGACCGCGGTCAGGTGGTCGGCTTCGGCGGGCGGCTCGACTCCGCGCGCTTCCGCTACGTCCTCTCCGAGCGCTTCGACGCGCCCGTGCAGAACGTCGAGGCGACGATCCTCGGCGAGCACGGCGACGCGCAGGCGCCCGTCTTCTCGAAGGTGCGCGTGGACGGCCGCGACCCCGAGTTCGACGCCGACGAGAAAGAGCAGATCCTGGCGGACCTCCAGGAGTCCGCGATGGACGTGATCAGCCGCAAGGGCGCCACGCAGTGGGGCCCGGCCACCGGCGTCGCGCACACGGTCGAGGCGATCCTGAACGACACCGGCGAGGTGCTCCCCTGTTCGGTCGTGCTCGACGGCGAGTTCGGCTACGACGACACCGCGCTCGGCGTGCCCGCGAAGCTCGGTTCGAACGGCGTCGAGGAGGTCGTCGAGTGGGACCTCGACGAGTACGAGGCCGAGCTGCTCGACGAGGCCGCCGAGAAGCTCTCCGAGCAGTACGAGAAGATCGCGTAACAGCCGAGTCGACCCCCTCGGTTGCCGAGGCCGACGCGATCTCGATACTCCGTTTTTTGCGTGATGCTGGCCGGAGCTTGCGACAGCGCCGAACGCTTATTTATAAGTAAAGCTGTGCGGTGGCGCGTGCCACCGAGCGCCCACCGGGCGCGAGGTGCACGCGCGAGGGACGCGGTGAGCGCTCGAAGAGCGCGAACCGCGAGGCTGGGGAGGTGTGAGGCTGCGGTCGCGGTGGGGGCGGGACTCAAAGGGGCGGTCGCGAGGGCGAAGCACGCCGCAGCAAGCACCGCAGCGAGCGATAGCGAGCGAGGAGCGCAGCAAGGCGCGCGAGACGTCGCGGCCGGGGCTTTGGAGGTGTTCGTCCTCGCTCCGTCAGCGGCTGCGTATACCCGAGCGGCCGGGGCTTTGGAGGTGTTTACCGGCGATCCGCAGCTGTCCGCCTATAAACAACCGACTCGGAGTTCTCACTCCGCTTATTCGCCGTCGGCGTTCGCGAAGAACTCCACGTCGCCGGCGATGACCGCGCTCGCGACCACGCCGCCGCCGACCAGCAGCGCGACGACGAGCGTCGTCAGCGTCACCGAGAGTGCGTCACCGCCGACCGCGACGCCGACGAACGCGCCGACGGAGCCGCCGACGCCGCCGGCGATGACCGCGAGCGTCTGTGCCTCGCTCATAGGTGTCGGTTTCCCAACACGGATAATAAGCGTTCGCGTCGGGCTCTCACGGGTGATAACGGGACGAGCGGTCGTCGACGCGCCTCTCAACCGTCGGCGGCGCACCTCTCGACCGCCGTCAGCGCGGATAGCGTCGGCCGAGGTCGACGCCGTGGCCGCCGTCCTCCGCTTCGGTTGCGTCGTCGCTCTCCGCGCTCTCGTCTCCGGTGTCCTCCGCCGTCTCCTCGCCCGGACTCACGCTCCCGGTCCGGTAGCCGGCCATGTCGAGGGTGACGTAGTCGAAGCCGAGGTCGGTGAGGTGTTCGTGGACGGCGTCGGCGAACGCCGGGTCGAGCGCGCGCTCCAGCTCGTCAGGGGCGATCTCGACGCGCGCGAGCCCGTCGTGGTCGCGGACGCGGAACCCCTCGAACCCCCACTCGCGGAGCACCCGCTCGGCTTTCTCCACGCGTGTCAGCCGCTCCTCCGTCACCTCTAGGCCGGTCGGGATCCGCGAGGAGAGACACGCCATCGACGGCTTGTCGGCGACCGAGAGGTCGTACGCCTCGGCGATCTCGCGGACCTCGCCCTTCGAGATCCCGGCGTCCAGCAGCGGCGAGGACACGTCCAGCTCCTCGACCGCGCGCAGGCCGGGGCGGTGCCCCTCGCCGGGGTCGTCGGCGTTCGTCCCGTCGCAGACGGTGCCGATGCCGAGCTCTTGGGCGGTCTCGTACATCCGGCCGAGCCGCATGGTCCGGCAGTGGTAACACCGGTCGCCGTCGTTGGCGACGAAGTTCGGGTCGTCGAGCTCGGAGAACGTCACGGTCTCGTGGCGGATCCCGATCTCGCCGGCGACCCGCTTCGCGTCGTCGAGCTCCGCGGCCGGTAGCGTCTCGCTCCGCGCCGTGCACGCGACCGCGTCGTCGCCGAGGGCGTCGCGCGCGATCGCGGCGACGACCGCGGAGTCGACGCCGCCGGAGAAGGCGACGAGGACGCCGTCGCGCTCGCCGAGGGCGTCGCGGGCGGCCGCCGCCTTCGCCGCCGTCTCCGGGTCGAGGGCGTCCCGGTCGGCGGCGAGGGTGTGGTGACTCATGCCCCCGCGTTCGCGGGCGGCGGGAAAAAGCGCGTCGGCCGCGGCGAGCGCGAGGAATCCGGCGTCGCACCTCATTTCGACCGCGACCCCCCATCCTTTTGCGCGTTGCCGCGATAGCGCCGAGTAGATGGAGCTGGAGGCGATCCCCGGCGTCGGAGCGAAGACGGCCGCCGCGTTGCGCGAGCTCGACGACCCGGCCGCGACCGTCGAGTCCGGCGACGTCGCCGCGATCGCCCGCGCGCCCGGTGTCAACGAGGCCCGCGCGGCCCGCATCGCCCGCGGCGCGATCCGCCGCCGACATGGCGACGACGGCCGCGTGCTGGCGACCGACCGCGCCCGCGAGGTGTACCGGGAGGCGATCGACCTGCTGCGCGAGCGCACGGTCACCGACTACGCCGCCAAGCGGCTGGAGACCTTCTATCCGAGCGCCTCCGCCTC is drawn from Halorubrum sp. CBA1229 and contains these coding sequences:
- a CDS encoding DNA polymerase sliding clamp, with amino-acid sequence MFKAIVGASTFQDALDSVSVLVDECKIRLNEEELSIRAVDPANVGMVDLTLEAAAFESYEADGGVIGVNLARLEDIAGMANSGDLIHLELDEETRKLHIEIDGLSYTLALIDPDSIRQEPDIPDLDLAAEIVVEGAQIDRGIKAADMVSDHIRLRVDETDEAFFIEAEGDTDDVDLELTREDLIALTAGPADSLFSLDYLKDMNKAIPGDAEVTIELGEEFPVKLHYGFAEGLGNVTFMLAPRIQSD
- a CDS encoding histidine kinase N-terminal 7TM domain-containing protein produces the protein MVLDLVPAWPAGGSLAGGAGAIGLALAIREHRGRPGVDWFLGVFAAQATWCLSYGVGLLVSDPTLRAALETTAWLGIVWTGVAFLGFALEYTGRSDVVRGRLFASVVGFGLLSTALLATNPFHGAFWTGFGIDPAFGVATASYAFGLWAYLVVAVETVLVASAVFLLVDTLLSYGPLYRRESAAVALSSLPPGFALVAWTLQIGPVPRLQLAPIMFVPHVLLDAYAFNRAEMFDRNPTTSRAAERTAIDDLADPIVALAPDRRVVRLNPAAETLLGADAETARDRPLDAFLDVPVGADGKDNESGDDEGGTTRETVEVDTGLGAGRRTYAVSTSPLTDPSGTRVGYTVVFSDVTERERRRQQLEVLNRVLRHNLRNDAGVVHGYGELLADRLEDPELARMADAIERRAGALAALGEKAGTVERLLSDGEANAVAVDELVESAVADGRERDGDATVELDVGRGTERDTEEWTTRVRADALRAVVENTVENAVVHHDGEGVERDDGGPWVRVSLERERGEGDEEEPDRFVLTVADDGPGIPDHEIETVEAGRETALEHGSGLGLWVVAWGAAAVGADVDYAEREPRGTTVTVSIPIVNGE
- a CDS encoding MFS transporter; this translates as MTHPEAGAAASGDEVETLVADRGDDEGQRPPAVANPRRALAVVIGVVFIDLVGFGIVIPILPFYVRSFGVSDAFIGLLAASYSLAQFLAAPTLGRLSDRIGRRPVLLASLATAGVAWVTFGYAGESGARFGTVAALATLFGSRTLAGAMGGNIAAAQAYVADITPRDRRAGALGLVGASFALGFVFGPAIGGLLAADPVVARAGALFPAFIPATAYSLPSFAAAGMSFLAVGVGFVFLEEPNRTRPAAGAAGAEGRRRTTAIGQFRDALSSVALRPLTVAYFVVAVAFAGVQVMFIPYVADAFGYDATAAAFLLTYVGVLGAVNQGVLVGRLSRIVPSRTLVAVGSVVLAAALVAIPATGLVDRAAGDVALGGPAWLTLPLVALLVALAALSLGNALVNVSLATLVSTSADDAEQGAAFGVTQGASSLGRTVGPPLMAVLYTVAVASPFLVGALLLVPVAAAFGRRTG
- the mdh gene encoding malate dehydrogenase; the protein is MTKVSVIGAAGTVGAAAGYNLALRDVVDELVFVDIPDQRETTIGQAADTNHGIAYDSNTTVRQGEYADTAGSDVVVITAGIPRKEGQTRIDLAGDNAPIMEDIGSSLAEHNDDFVTVTTSNPVDLLNRHLYEAGDRDRGQVVGFGGRLDSARFRYVLSERFDAPVQNVEATILGEHGDAQAPVFSKVRVDGRDPEFDADEKEQILADLQESAMDVISRKGATQWGPATGVAHTVEAILNDTGEVLPCSVVLDGEFGYDDTALGVPAKLGSNGVEEVVEWDLDEYEAELLDEAAEKLSEQYEKIA
- the larE gene encoding ATP-dependent sacrificial sulfur transferase LarE; translated protein: MSHHTLAADRDALDPETAAKAAAARDALGERDGVLVAFSGGVDSAVVAAIARDALGDDAVACTARSETLPAAELDDAKRVAGEIGIRHETVTFSELDDPNFVANDGDRCYHCRTMRLGRMYETAQELGIGTVCDGTNADDPGEGHRPGLRAVEELDVSSPLLDAGISKGEVREIAEAYDLSVADKPSMACLSSRIPTGLEVTEERLTRVEKAERVLREWGFEGFRVRDHDGLARVEIAPDELERALDPAFADAVHEHLTDLGFDYVTLDMAGYRTGSVSPGEETAEDTGDESAESDDATEAEDGGHGVDLGRRYPR